The Funiculus sociatus GB2-C1 genome includes a region encoding these proteins:
- a CDS encoding bifunctional folylpolyglutamate synthase/dihydrofolate synthase, translating to MDIDSILQPFQRFGVHLGLERIEKLLTDLGNPHHSVPVIHVAGTNGKGSVCAYLSAVLTEAGYRVGRYTSPHLIDWNERICLNEQPISLETLRELLLQVQAAIQPGKESPTQFEVITAAAWLYFYQQEVDVAVVEVGLGGRLDATNVCSNPLVTIITSISREHWQVLGPTLADIAREKAGILKPGCPAVIGQLPEEAIAVVKQRIVELGCPAVFPQAAVELRTAEAQRTQTKERLVEYRGIENLESNPNSDTPLNKEGVENPKSIRYPLPLLGDFQLLNSALAIASFQILSSQGWKITEQAIASGMEKTKWLGRLQWTTWKNRQLLIDGAHNPAAAIALRQYVDTLEKSPIHWVMGMLSTKDHADIFKALLREGEKLYLVPVPDHSSAETESLATLAQNICPQLTHCRIYPELTAGLEAAIAIATPDDLIVLCGSLYLIGHFLKYAK from the coding sequence ATGGATATCGACTCAATTCTTCAACCGTTTCAACGTTTTGGTGTTCATCTTGGACTAGAACGCATTGAAAAACTATTAACCGATTTGGGCAACCCGCACCACTCTGTCCCAGTTATTCATGTCGCTGGAACAAATGGTAAAGGCTCAGTTTGTGCCTATCTCTCCGCAGTTCTAACAGAGGCGGGTTATCGCGTCGGACGCTACACTTCCCCGCATTTAATTGATTGGAATGAGCGTATTTGTCTCAACGAACAGCCAATTTCCCTGGAAACGCTGCGAGAATTGCTGCTACAAGTCCAAGCAGCTATCCAACCAGGTAAAGAGTCACCGACTCAGTTTGAAGTCATCACCGCTGCTGCGTGGTTGTATTTTTACCAGCAGGAAGTAGATGTCGCGGTGGTGGAAGTCGGATTGGGAGGACGTTTGGATGCAACGAATGTATGCTCTAATCCTCTCGTTACCATCATAACTTCCATCAGTCGGGAACACTGGCAGGTACTAGGCCCTACCCTAGCCGACATCGCTAGAGAAAAAGCTGGTATCCTCAAACCAGGATGTCCGGCAGTAATTGGGCAATTGCCAGAGGAAGCGATCGCAGTCGTAAAACAGCGGATTGTGGAATTAGGTTGTCCTGCTGTTTTCCCCCAAGCAGCGGTAGAGTTACGAACCGCTGAGGCGCAGAGGACACAGACTAAAGAAAGATTGGTGGAATATAGGGGTATTGAAAATTTGGAATCCAATCCAAATTCCGATACCCCCCTTAATAAGGAAGGTGTCGAAAATCCAAAATCGATAAGGTATCCTTTGCCGTTGTTGGGAGATTTTCAGCTGTTGAATTCGGCGTTAGCGATCGCATCTTTCCAAATTCTCTCTTCACAAGGTTGGAAAATTACCGAACAAGCGATCGCATCAGGGATGGAAAAAACTAAATGGTTGGGAAGACTCCAGTGGACAACCTGGAAAAATCGTCAATTACTCATAGATGGCGCACATAATCCAGCAGCTGCGATCGCTCTGCGTCAGTATGTCGATACACTGGAAAAATCCCCCATACATTGGGTGATGGGGATGCTTTCAACTAAAGACCATGCAGATATTTTTAAAGCTTTACTTAGAGAAGGCGAAAAACTTTACTTAGTCCCCGTACCAGATCATAGTTCAGCCGAAACTGAATCTTTAGCCACCCTTGCACAAAACATCTGCCCGCAATTAACCCATTGTCGCATCTATCCCGAACTCACAGCTGGCTTGGAAGCAGCCATAGCGATCGCTACCCCAGATGATTTAATAGTCTTGTGCGGTTCCCTATATCTAATAGGTCACTTCTTGAAATATGCAAAGTAA
- a CDS encoding ABC transporter substrate-binding protein, which produces MSRINTWRRLSIFALLGLMLSWVISCSPSPSSSGNPEIEFWTMQLQPQFTEYFQKLIASFETEHKNVKVLWVDVPWSAMESKILTAVSAKTAPDVVNLNPDFASQLASRNAWLDLDAKVPQQVRSAYLPNIWKASTLNDKSFGIPWYLTTRVTIYNTDLFKKAGISKPPATYTELAQVAEAIKKKTGKYAFFVTLVPEDSGEVLESLVQMGVQLVDAEGKAAFNTPAGKAAFQYWVDLYKKGYLPQEVLTQGHRRAVELYQAGETALLGTGAEFMNTIEKNAPAVAQVSAAAPQITGETGKKNVAVMNLVVPRDTNRPDDALKFALYVTNTENQLAFAKAANVLPSTVEALKEYQRQLAGDAKTSPLAQARAISARDLQDAEVLVPAMKDLNKLQKAIYQNLQAAMLGQKTVDQAVSDAALAWDQR; this is translated from the coding sequence ATGAGCCGGATAAATACCTGGAGACGTTTGAGCATATTCGCCCTGTTGGGATTGATGCTCAGCTGGGTGATTAGTTGTAGCCCTAGTCCATCCTCCTCAGGAAACCCAGAAATTGAATTTTGGACGATGCAGCTACAACCACAGTTTACTGAGTATTTTCAAAAGCTGATTGCTAGCTTTGAAACTGAACATAAAAATGTCAAGGTGCTATGGGTAGATGTTCCCTGGAGTGCGATGGAGAGCAAAATCTTGACAGCGGTTTCGGCAAAAACGGCACCGGATGTGGTAAATCTAAATCCTGACTTCGCCTCCCAGCTGGCATCGCGCAATGCTTGGTTAGATTTGGATGCTAAAGTTCCTCAACAGGTACGCTCGGCATACTTACCTAATATATGGAAGGCAAGCACTCTCAATGACAAAAGTTTTGGCATTCCCTGGTATCTGACGACGCGGGTAACAATTTACAATACCGATCTGTTTAAAAAAGCTGGTATCAGTAAGCCACCAGCAACTTATACGGAATTGGCACAGGTTGCTGAAGCAATTAAAAAGAAAACTGGCAAGTATGCGTTTTTTGTGACGCTGGTTCCAGAAGATTCCGGGGAGGTGCTGGAGTCGTTGGTGCAGATGGGCGTTCAACTGGTGGATGCTGAAGGTAAGGCGGCTTTTAACACGCCCGCAGGTAAGGCGGCGTTTCAGTATTGGGTAGACCTTTATAAGAAGGGATACTTGCCGCAGGAAGTATTGACGCAAGGTCATAGACGTGCGGTAGAACTATACCAGGCTGGGGAGACGGCGCTGCTGGGGACGGGGGCGGAGTTTATGAATACGATTGAGAAGAATGCACCCGCTGTCGCGCAAGTGTCGGCTGCTGCACCGCAGATTACTGGCGAGACAGGTAAGAAAAATGTGGCGGTGATGAATTTGGTAGTTCCCCGCGACACTAATCGGCCGGATGATGCTTTGAAGTTTGCTTTGTATGTGACAAATACAGAAAATCAGCTGGCTTTTGCCAAAGCTGCGAATGTCCTACCTTCTACAGTTGAAGCACTAAAAGAGTATCAACGCCAATTAGCGGGTGATGCCAAAACATCGCCATTGGCACAAGCTCGCGCTATCAGTGCTAGAGATTTGCAAGACGCAGAGGTGCTGGTTCCGGCGATGAAGGATCTTAACAAGTTGCAGAAGGCAATTTATCAAAATTTGCAGGCGGCGATGTTGGGACAAAAGACGGTAGATCAAGCCGTGAGTGATGCGGCTTTAGCGTGGGATCAGAGGTAG
- the pilM gene encoding type IV pilus assembly protein PilM: MFTRFKGLIAKRTKGIGIEIAPERINIAQLRKQGQGFKLAALSSTEVPEGIFQEGKIADAPALAELIKMALAESKIKVQNVATAVSGREAVVRVIPVPAELDDRELREMVLDHEAGLYLPFPREEADVDYQKLGFFTDEDGIEKVQVLLVATPKEITNSYIETFREAGLTIDVLEISSFALIRTIREQLRQFGPQEAAVLVDIEFDSTEIAIIVDGVPQFSRTVPIGTFQLQTALNRAMNLPTSRSTETLQAMTIPNTPVDNVRSGATGINPGMAALVRVLGELADELRRSIDFYLNQSENLEVAQLLLAGPGGGIGQLDEFFTQRLSLPTTQVDPVAALSLEVTEEISPVQRPGLGVVLGLGLREV, from the coding sequence ATGTTTACCCGCTTTAAAGGATTAATAGCCAAACGTACCAAAGGAATTGGTATAGAAATCGCCCCGGAACGGATTAATATTGCTCAGCTACGCAAGCAGGGTCAAGGATTCAAATTGGCAGCGCTGTCCTCTACAGAGGTTCCCGAAGGAATCTTCCAAGAAGGCAAGATTGCAGATGCCCCGGCTCTAGCTGAACTGATTAAGATGGCACTGGCAGAAAGTAAAATAAAAGTCCAGAACGTTGCCACAGCCGTTTCCGGGCGAGAAGCAGTAGTGCGCGTTATCCCAGTACCAGCCGAACTCGATGATAGAGAGTTGCGCGAAATGGTGCTGGATCACGAAGCAGGTCTATATCTGCCATTCCCACGGGAAGAAGCCGATGTGGACTATCAGAAGCTGGGCTTTTTCACCGATGAAGATGGAATTGAAAAGGTGCAGGTGCTGCTAGTTGCCACTCCCAAGGAAATTACAAACAGCTATATCGAGACTTTCCGGGAAGCTGGGTTAACAATCGATGTGTTGGAGATTAGTAGCTTTGCCCTAATTCGGACGATTCGAGAGCAATTGCGACAATTTGGGCCTCAAGAAGCAGCTGTATTGGTGGATATAGAGTTCGATAGCACCGAAATTGCGATTATCGTGGATGGAGTGCCGCAATTCTCGCGCACCGTTCCCATTGGAACGTTCCAACTTCAGACTGCTCTTAACCGGGCGATGAATTTACCAACATCGAGAAGCACCGAAACGCTGCAAGCGATGACAATTCCCAACACGCCAGTTGATAACGTCAGATCGGGTGCAACAGGCATCAATCCCGGTATGGCTGCTTTGGTGAGAGTTTTAGGAGAGCTAGCCGACGAACTACGTCGCTCTATCGATTTTTATCTAAATCAGAGCGAAAATTTGGAAGTGGCGCAGCTGCTACTAGCAGGGCCTGGAGGAGGAATTGGACAACTGGATGAATTTTTCACGCAACGGTTAAGCTTGCCAACTACGCAAGTAGACCCAGTTGCTGCTCTCTCTTTGGAGGTGACAGAAGAAATTTCGCCAGTGCAAAGACCGGGATTAGGAGTTGTCTTGGGATTAGGACTAAGAGAGGTTTAA
- a CDS encoding PilN domain-containing protein: MYSLDINFLKDRGIVPGPARGSGKSSAPDSKKMLPLYAGLAVGLLLPAAVGGLWLLLQNQTERLTVVSGTLDEQLNKGKALEQQIQQVNQETQAVQGETKALASVFNEIYPWSAILQDIRDRVPLGLQITTIEQIAPDAAAAAAAPPSPGATVEPPNSNILITGKAPSFDHVNDFLLTLQRSKLFNSDNTQIVIAELKDNTTQVELPKNVTEGNGPKLEIKLPKVVEYKIQTSLSNAPAADLLREWERKGAVGLVTRLRNLQNKGALQQ, from the coding sequence ATGTATAGCTTAGATATCAATTTTCTTAAGGATCGTGGCATAGTACCAGGCCCCGCTCGTGGCAGTGGCAAATCATCAGCCCCTGATAGTAAGAAGATGCTGCCGCTTTATGCGGGATTGGCAGTTGGTCTGCTGCTACCAGCAGCGGTGGGAGGACTGTGGTTGTTGCTGCAAAACCAAACAGAACGCTTGACTGTGGTCAGCGGTACATTGGACGAGCAGCTCAATAAAGGCAAAGCCTTAGAGCAGCAAATTCAACAAGTAAATCAAGAAACCCAGGCGGTTCAAGGAGAGACAAAGGCACTCGCCAGTGTTTTTAACGAAATTTATCCTTGGTCAGCAATTTTACAGGATATACGCGATCGCGTCCCCCTGGGATTGCAAATCACCACCATTGAACAAATTGCCCCCGATGCAGCTGCTGCCGCCGCCGCTCCCCCCAGCCCCGGTGCTACAGTTGAACCACCAAACTCCAACATTCTAATAACCGGAAAAGCTCCCAGCTTCGACCACGTAAACGACTTTTTACTGACGTTGCAGCGGTCTAAGTTATTCAACAGCGACAACACCCAAATAGTGATTGCTGAGTTGAAAGACAACACAACCCAGGTGGAACTTCCTAAAAACGTAACTGAGGGGAATGGCCCTAAATTAGAAATTAAATTGCCAAAAGTGGTGGAATACAAAATTCAAACCAGCCTTAGCAATGCCCCTGCTGCCGACTTACTCCGAGAGTGGGAACGCAAGGGTGCAGTAGGATTGGTGACTCGGCTTAGAAACCTTCAGAACAAAGGAGCGCTTCAACAATGA
- a CDS encoding AMIN domain-containing protein — MKQLSKLGGILLGSALVLPATQRVMASVTQVTDVQLNPTANGVDVVLKTSEGEDSKESVISPQIFTVSRGNELTADLPNTQLSLPQGESFRQENPAPGIASIVVNQQDANSIRVIVSGEDKAPSGEISSNKERGITLSVNPVVGTTKAALPTPNDSAPVKDPLPEKAAPIAQAAPPLAPLAPAAPLAPAAPLAPAPLPGQAAPALPVVPPAQPVITTPNPDVLVPNPKITIDGVPAPAAGAVQPVTAAPPFLPRAIAPPVGDITISNTNAAPTVIDLGTAERVPRLVLRDAPVREVLGLLARSAGLNLAFTGAAAQGQPGQPAPAPAPGGATAESGPTISLDIENEPVQDVFNTVLQLSGLEANRVGNTIFVGARLPDDARNVIARSLRLNQVPVTAAANFLTTQGAETQIPTEQIQIQTIGEGAAARTVEIRTPSILALRAQEGNAPLLLRGVAVSADERLNSITLVGPPRKVEIATSLLTQLDARRRQVAVNVKVVDVNLLNTSDFGTSFSFGIGDAFFNVDRGAAVFNYGGVTPPTASQTQASQVTPTVIPNPYAGGNIFLDPTRSTGPIPNTGVDTTIISPFVNNNIPTTIPGQNLTFLQGRAGVSGSPFQTGITDVTPGTPNLVTTTVTPGTPQVGTPGQPNFVPGTPPTTTTTATAGTRGTITSALPSFFQFPSRFLSALRSQIQSGNAKILTDPTLVVQEGQSATVNLTQEVVGNVRSESETSEGVRTTTVTAEIKQAGLVLNIRVERIDDNGFITLAVNPTVTAIGGQQNIVVDNDTNQIALLTVRNLNSGQIRLRDGQTLILSGIIQDTDRTTVSKVPILGDIPILGALFRSTNRVNQRQEVIVLLTPQILDDSAGSSFGYSYTPGQNARQLLERRGFPAPSQ; from the coding sequence GTGAAACAGCTATCAAAATTGGGTGGGATTTTGCTGGGTTCGGCATTAGTTTTGCCAGCAACGCAACGAGTAATGGCATCTGTTACGCAAGTAACAGATGTGCAGCTCAATCCCACGGCTAACGGTGTGGATGTGGTGCTAAAAACATCTGAGGGCGAAGACTCTAAGGAGTCTGTTATCAGCCCTCAGATTTTTACAGTTAGCCGTGGAAATGAATTAACGGCAGATTTGCCAAATACCCAGTTGAGCTTACCTCAAGGTGAGAGTTTCCGTCAGGAAAACCCGGCTCCAGGCATCGCATCGATAGTGGTGAATCAGCAGGATGCCAACAGCATCCGGGTGATAGTGAGCGGGGAAGACAAAGCACCATCTGGAGAAATTAGCTCGAATAAAGAACGAGGTATTACCTTAAGCGTTAACCCAGTTGTAGGTACAACAAAAGCCGCACTTCCCACTCCAAACGACTCGGCACCAGTTAAAGATCCTCTTCCAGAGAAAGCAGCGCCAATTGCTCAGGCTGCACCGCCGCTAGCGCCACTTGCCCCGGCAGCACCACTTGCCCCGGCAGCACCGCTGGCTCCAGCGCCACTGCCGGGGCAAGCGGCTCCAGCGCTACCAGTAGTTCCTCCGGCTCAACCAGTTATAACCACCCCCAACCCAGACGTTCTGGTGCCAAACCCGAAAATTACAATTGACGGGGTTCCAGCACCAGCAGCGGGGGCTGTGCAACCAGTTACTGCGGCACCGCCTTTCTTACCGAGAGCGATCGCGCCCCCAGTCGGCGATATTACCATCTCCAACACCAACGCCGCCCCCACGGTCATCGATCTCGGTACAGCTGAGCGCGTACCCCGCTTAGTCTTACGCGATGCTCCCGTCCGAGAAGTTTTAGGATTACTCGCCCGTTCTGCGGGTCTTAATCTTGCCTTTACAGGAGCTGCGGCACAAGGTCAACCTGGACAACCCGCACCAGCTCCCGCTCCCGGTGGTGCAACCGCAGAAAGCGGACCCACAATTTCCTTGGATATTGAAAACGAGCCAGTTCAAGATGTCTTCAACACCGTCCTCCAATTGAGCGGCTTAGAAGCAAACCGAGTTGGAAACACAATTTTCGTAGGTGCTAGACTGCCCGACGACGCTCGGAACGTGATCGCACGCAGCCTGCGACTCAATCAAGTTCCCGTCACAGCTGCGGCAAACTTCCTGACTACCCAAGGCGCAGAAACCCAAATCCCTACAGAGCAAATTCAAATTCAGACGATTGGAGAGGGAGCTGCCGCTCGAACCGTTGAAATTAGAACGCCAAGTATATTAGCGCTCAGAGCGCAAGAGGGAAATGCTCCCTTATTGCTCAGAGGGGTAGCAGTGTCAGCCGACGAGCGACTGAATTCTATTACCCTCGTGGGTCCGCCTCGCAAAGTAGAAATCGCTACCAGTCTCCTGACCCAGTTGGATGCCCGCCGCCGTCAAGTTGCCGTAAATGTCAAGGTGGTTGATGTCAACTTATTAAACACCAGTGATTTTGGTACCAGCTTCTCCTTCGGGATCGGAGACGCTTTCTTTAACGTAGACCGAGGCGCAGCAGTATTCAATTATGGCGGTGTCACTCCACCTACGGCATCGCAAACGCAGGCGAGTCAGGTTACTCCAACTGTTATCCCAAACCCCTATGCAGGTGGAAATATTTTCCTTGATCCCACTAGGAGCACAGGCCCGATTCCGAATACGGGAGTAGACACCACCATAATTTCTCCTTTTGTTAATAACAACATCCCTACAACGATACCCGGACAGAATCTAACCTTTCTTCAAGGTAGAGCAGGGGTTTCAGGAAGTCCATTCCAAACAGGTATCACAGATGTGACACCGGGAACACCCAACTTAGTTACCACCACCGTAACTCCTGGGACTCCTCAAGTTGGTACTCCTGGTCAGCCTAATTTTGTTCCTGGGACTCCTCCAACAACAACTACTACCGCCACGGCGGGAACTCGAGGGACAATTACTTCTGCTCTTCCCAGCTTCTTCCAATTCCCCAGTCGATTTCTCTCGGCATTGCGATCGCAAATACAAAGTGGTAATGCTAAGATTTTGACCGATCCGACGCTGGTTGTTCAGGAAGGACAGTCTGCTACTGTCAATCTCACTCAAGAAGTAGTTGGCAACGTCAGGAGCGAATCGGAAACAAGCGAAGGTGTTAGAACTACAACAGTAACCGCAGAAATTAAGCAAGCTGGTTTAGTTCTTAATATCAGAGTGGAGCGGATTGATGATAATGGTTTCATCACTTTAGCTGTCAATCCCACAGTAACTGCGATTGGGGGTCAGCAAAATATAGTCGTTGATAATGACACCAACCAAATCGCTTTGCTGACGGTACGCAACCTTAACTCTGGACAAATTCGCCTGCGAGATGGTCAGACTTTGATTCTCTCAGGTATTATTCAGGACACTGACCGGACTACTGTGTCTAAGGTGCCAATTTTAGGCGATATTCCGATCCTGGGTGCTTTGTTTAGAAGCACTAACCGCGTGAATCAGCGACAAGAGGTGATTGTGTTGCTGACACCTCAGATTCTAGATGACTCAGCTGGCTCCTCGTTTGGCTACAGCTACACCCCAGGGCAAAATGCGCGTCAGCTATTGGAACGTAGGGGTTTCCCCGCTCCGAGTCAGTAA
- a CDS encoding HU family DNA-binding protein, which produces MNKGELVDAVADKANVTKKQADAVLSAALEAIMEAVSSGDKVTLVGFGSFESRERKAREGRNPKTGDKMEIPATKVPAFSAGKLFKEKVAPEE; this is translated from the coding sequence ATGAATAAAGGTGAATTGGTTGATGCCGTGGCAGATAAAGCTAATGTCACGAAGAAGCAAGCTGACGCGGTTTTGAGTGCTGCTTTGGAAGCCATCATGGAAGCTGTTTCTTCTGGCGATAAGGTGACTTTGGTGGGCTTCGGCTCTTTTGAGTCACGGGAACGCAAAGCTCGTGAGGGACGTAACCCTAAAACTGGCGATAAGATGGAAATTCCCGCGACTAAGGTTCCAGCATTTTCTGCTGGTAAATTGTTTAAAGAAAAAGTCGCGCCTGAAGAATAA
- the cobD gene encoding threonine-phosphate decarboxylase CobD codes for MRRPVHGGNLAWAASLAGCSPHLILDFSASINPLGPPPAALAAIEAHIQYLGAYPDPEYHDLRLSLGQLHQLAPDWILPGNGSAELLTWAGWDLSSLAVTCLVTPAFGDYWRSLLAFKAVVLNWELGIGNWELGQEMLLRLASFNPASAGLLINNPHNPTGRMFSRDEIIPYLEQFALVVVDEAFMDFLPPDREQSLISMVKDYPNLVILRSLTKFYSLPGLRLGYAIAHPDRLRRWQTRRDPWPVNTLAAAAGIAAVQDTEFQQQTWNWLEPAKLQLFQGLAHIPGLHPYMGAANFLLVESEEPSPQVQSKLLQQSKILIRDCVSFPELGDRYFRVAVRSEAENQRLIAGLAAIGVNNH; via the coding sequence TTGAGGCGACCTGTTCACGGGGGTAACTTAGCCTGGGCAGCTTCACTGGCAGGCTGTTCCCCCCACCTAATTCTTGATTTTTCGGCTAGTATCAATCCGTTGGGGCCTCCCCCAGCGGCACTTGCGGCTATTGAGGCGCATATTCAGTACCTGGGAGCCTATCCTGACCCGGAATACCACGATCTGCGGCTATCTCTGGGTCAGCTACACCAACTTGCGCCTGATTGGATTCTGCCGGGTAATGGCTCGGCAGAGTTGCTAACTTGGGCTGGGTGGGATTTGTCATCCCTTGCAGTAACTTGTCTGGTAACGCCTGCCTTTGGCGATTACTGGCGATCGCTGTTGGCGTTTAAGGCGGTAGTGCTGAATTGGGAATTGGGAATTGGAAATTGGGAATTGGGGCAAGAGATGCTTTTGCGTCTTGCCTCTTTCAACCCAGCTTCGGCTGGTTTATTAATTAATAACCCGCACAATCCCACTGGTCGGATGTTTTCAAGGGATGAGATTATACCATATTTGGAACAATTTGCTTTAGTGGTGGTGGACGAAGCCTTTATGGATTTTCTGCCACCAGACCGAGAGCAAAGTTTGATTTCAATGGTAAAGGATTACCCAAATTTGGTGATATTGCGATCGCTAACTAAGTTCTACAGTCTGCCAGGGCTACGCTTAGGTTATGCGATCGCGCACCCCGACCGACTCCGCCGTTGGCAAACTCGGCGCGACCCTTGGCCTGTCAACACTTTAGCTGCTGCTGCTGGTATAGCTGCGGTACAGGATACAGAATTTCAACAGCAAACTTGGAATTGGTTGGAACCCGCAAAGTTACAACTGTTTCAAGGGCTGGCGCATATCCCGGGGTTGCATCCTTACATGGGTGCGGCTAATTTTTTACTGGTTGAGTCAGAAGAACCCAGCCCACAGGTACAGTCCAAACTTCTCCAGCAGAGTAAGATTCTGATTCGTGATTGTGTGAGTTTTCCAGAATTGGGCGATCGCTACTTTCGGGTGGCGGTGCGTTCCGAGGCGGAAAATCAGCGCCTAATCGCAGGTTTGGCAGCAATCGGAGTAAATAACCATTAG
- a CDS encoding dihydrolipoyl dehydrogenase family protein, producing the protein MAVEYDLVVIGGTQAGRYAAIAAAHLQARVALIENTPPGLSLHSGIYNQSLTQVGRVLQQTSNADQFGVYWDQADATSPQQIPEIRFSEAISWASGVVSTLEEQNSPAVLASLGVDVIIGEGEFCRKPYLGFVVNGRRLRSRAYLIATGSNKATTEIDGLQSSGYLTPADWQQKFPEKLPKEWVVIGGGATGTEMAQILARLGADVTLVARSSHILAKEDPEAARLIQAQLEAEGVRILTQTDVTQVKQIDGRKWVLAGNKAIETDEILLCTPSSQPIKSLNLEGVGVKMNRHGIQVNEKLQTSNPRIYACGDVAGGHQLPHIAQYEASIALKNALFLPIFKANYRGIPTAVFSDPILARVGLTEEQARRIYVKDVVVLRQYFKSASKAQMLGETTGFCKLILRRNGQILGSCIVGTQADELIHIIALAIQQKIKVNALLQLPPISSTLSEIIYQTAQEWHQQRLSKNTGLQDFLEGFFNFRRSRSF; encoded by the coding sequence ATGGCAGTTGAGTACGATTTAGTTGTAATAGGAGGTACACAGGCAGGGCGCTATGCGGCAATTGCTGCTGCCCATCTGCAAGCCCGCGTTGCCTTAATTGAAAATACGCCGCCAGGGTTGTCCTTACATTCTGGTATCTACAACCAATCTTTAACTCAGGTTGGGCGAGTACTTCAGCAGACGAGTAACGCCGATCAATTTGGTGTTTATTGGGATCAGGCTGATGCAACTTCCCCACAGCAAATCCCGGAGATTCGATTTAGCGAGGCAATTAGTTGGGCATCGGGCGTTGTCTCCACCTTAGAAGAACAGAATTCGCCAGCAGTTTTGGCTTCTTTGGGCGTTGATGTAATTATTGGTGAGGGGGAATTTTGCCGCAAACCTTACCTCGGCTTTGTCGTCAACGGGCGGAGATTGCGATCGCGTGCCTACCTAATTGCCACAGGTTCAAATAAAGCAACAACCGAAATCGACGGACTACAATCTAGTGGCTATCTGACACCAGCAGATTGGCAGCAGAAATTCCCCGAAAAACTACCCAAAGAGTGGGTAGTGATTGGCGGCGGCGCAACTGGCACCGAAATGGCGCAGATTTTAGCGCGGTTGGGTGCAGATGTTACTTTGGTGGCGCGTAGTTCCCACATCTTAGCCAAAGAAGACCCAGAGGCGGCTAGGCTAATTCAAGCGCAACTGGAAGCCGAGGGTGTCCGCATCCTGACGCAAACAGACGTGACACAAGTAAAACAGATTGATGGCAGAAAGTGGGTTTTAGCTGGTAACAAAGCTATCGAAACTGATGAAATTTTGCTGTGTACGCCATCATCGCAGCCCATCAAATCCTTAAATTTGGAAGGCGTTGGGGTGAAGATGAATCGGCATGGGATTCAGGTGAACGAGAAGCTACAAACCAGTAATCCCCGGATATACGCCTGTGGAGACGTTGCTGGTGGTCATCAGCTTCCTCACATCGCCCAGTACGAAGCCAGCATCGCCCTGAAAAATGCCTTATTTTTGCCCATCTTCAAAGCAAACTATCGCGGCATTCCCACAGCGGTTTTTTCTGACCCCATCTTGGCACGAGTTGGTTTAACAGAGGAGCAAGCCAGACGCATCTATGTTAAGGATGTCGTAGTGTTGCGGCAATATTTCAAATCTGCAAGTAAAGCCCAGATGTTGGGGGAAACCACCGGGTTTTGTAAACTTATTTTGCGTCGCAATGGGCAAATTCTCGGCAGCTGCATCGTCGGAACTCAAGCTGATGAATTGATTCACATCATTGCTTTGGCGATACAGCAGAAAATCAAGGTGAATGCTTTGTTGCAGTTGCCTCCCATTTCTTCCACCCTGTCAGAAATTATTTACCAAACCGCGCAAGAGTGGCATCAACAGCGACTCAGCAAGAATACTGGATTGCAAGATTTCCTCGAAGGCTTTTTTAATTTCCGGCGATCGCGTTCTTTTTAA
- the thyX gene encoding FAD-dependent thymidylate synthase, which produces MKYFRVDVVAATPNPQQVIWAAMHQDYAEEYVWNGRDRWPDEEQSGELIVKHLLSGDRGHYGPLEHPQITVNVGYFPHSMMQQLRTHRVGVSFDVQSFRYTGQRVVDVVEGKLDIEEVFYMRPVGNYTNRQGKRYFYSEEQRQDDLQWCKDACKHYKKRIDQGLSEEHARSIIPFDARQHFVLSCNVRSLLHLLDLRWKKDAQLEAQKFCELIWVHFEEWTPAIAKWYSDNRAHKAKLAP; this is translated from the coding sequence ATGAAATATTTTCGGGTAGACGTAGTTGCTGCCACGCCTAATCCTCAACAAGTGATTTGGGCAGCAATGCACCAAGATTACGCAGAAGAATATGTTTGGAACGGTCGCGATCGCTGGCCTGATGAAGAACAAAGCGGCGAACTGATTGTTAAACATTTATTATCAGGCGATCGCGGTCATTACGGCCCTCTAGAACATCCTCAAATTACAGTGAATGTGGGTTATTTCCCCCACTCAATGATGCAGCAACTCCGTACTCATCGTGTAGGAGTATCTTTTGATGTACAATCCTTCCGTTATACAGGACAGAGAGTTGTTGATGTAGTAGAGGGGAAATTGGACATAGAAGAAGTTTTCTATATGCGTCCAGTTGGGAACTACACTAATCGTCAAGGAAAGCGTTATTTCTATTCGGAAGAACAACGTCAGGATGATTTGCAATGGTGCAAAGATGCCTGCAAACATTATAAAAAACGAATTGATCAAGGGCTTTCTGAGGAACACGCTAGAAGTATTATTCCTTTTGATGCAAGACAGCATTTCGTACTGAGTTGTAATGTGCGATCGCTACTTCATTTACTAGACTTGAGATGGAAAAAAGATGCTCAACTAGAAGCACAAAAGTTTTGCGAACTAATTTGGGTTCACTTTGAAGAATGGACTCCAGCGATCGCTAAGTGGTATTCTGACAACCGCGCACACAAGGCAAAATTAGCTCCTTAG